In Schlegelella aquatica, one DNA window encodes the following:
- a CDS encoding pirin family protein — MNTPTPSVPLATDAVRRPRVVEQLVRGTPGSDGAGVKLTRVLAQPLQRRLDPFLMLDAFGSDDPRDYGAGFPDHPHRGFETVTYMITGRMRHRDSAGHEGLLQSGGVQWMTAGRGLIHSEMPEQEEGRMEGFQLWLNLPADEKMCEPWYRDIQPAEIPQFDLPGVRVRVIAGQSHGVAGAVSRERTQPLYLDVHLEPQASFAQALPASHNAFAYVYRGRLRTGGREVPVRHMAIFGNEEHADGIVLHAAEEPARALLIAGQPLGEPIVQYGPFVMNSHEQIHQAVEDFRAGRLGR, encoded by the coding sequence GTGAACACACCGACGCCTTCCGTCCCCCTCGCCACGGACGCGGTCCGCCGCCCCCGCGTGGTCGAGCAGCTCGTGCGCGGCACACCGGGGTCCGACGGCGCGGGGGTGAAGCTCACCCGCGTGCTGGCCCAGCCGTTGCAGCGGCGGCTGGATCCGTTTCTCATGCTGGACGCCTTCGGCAGCGACGACCCGCGGGACTACGGTGCGGGCTTTCCGGACCACCCGCACCGCGGCTTCGAGACCGTCACCTACATGATCACCGGGCGCATGCGCCACCGCGACAGCGCCGGGCACGAGGGATTGTTGCAGTCGGGCGGCGTGCAGTGGATGACGGCCGGGCGCGGCCTCATCCACTCGGAGATGCCCGAGCAGGAGGAGGGCCGCATGGAAGGCTTCCAACTGTGGCTGAACCTGCCTGCCGACGAGAAGATGTGCGAGCCGTGGTACCGCGACATCCAGCCGGCCGAAATCCCGCAGTTCGATCTGCCGGGCGTGCGGGTGCGCGTGATCGCCGGCCAGAGCCACGGGGTGGCGGGGGCGGTGTCGCGCGAGCGCACGCAGCCGCTGTACCTGGACGTGCACTTGGAGCCGCAGGCCTCCTTCGCGCAGGCGCTGCCCGCCTCGCACAACGCCTTCGCCTACGTCTACCGAGGTCGATTGCGCACCGGCGGGCGGGAGGTGCCGGTCCGGCACATGGCGATCTTCGGCAACGAAGAGCACGCCGACGGCATCGTCCTGCACGCCGCCGAGGAGCCGGCCCGGGCGCTGTTGATCGCGGGGCAGCCGTTGGGCGAGCCGATCGTGCAGTACGGACCGTTCGTGATGAACTCGCACGAGCAGATCCACCAGGCGGTCGAGGACTTCCGCGCGGGCCGTCTGGGCCGCTGA